The stretch of DNA tgttaaaaaaatgttaataagttactttttaatgtggtatatgtattttcgtgaatgttttgtgattaaatttgtttgttgtttttgtatggtttagattatttatttgcttaaagactagtaaaataaataaattgttactttagttcccactagtggtatcttgtggcctaatgtagtgcttgtatttgtaatgtagtgcccttttagcgtagtaaaatgtagtgccctttaacGTAGTATCCttttagttattgaaattaatcatttaagtatctatTATACCTAAAAATACATCAAAATAGATGATAATTCAAACACAAACTCCgtccaattctagtcaacgatcgtaagaaaataacatgagaaaacaacaatattttccggataccttggtgctactgggcctcaaatatcgagcctggaactcatatgtgaatatttaataattagatcttgtataattatgaaaattaattatttaattttattataataaaaaataagtgagtcataaacaaaaatatataataataaaactaacatataaattaataaaactactaacatataaataataaactaacatttaaaataacagacatgttgagtgataaatcgagaaaattttctcatcatgaacacaagaattcatgATATCTTGGTACTACTAGGCCTCAAATATCAAgcccggaacccatatgtgaatatttaataattaaatcttgtataattatgaaaattaattatttaattttattatagtcaaaaataagtgagtcataaacaaatatatataataataaaactaacatataaattaataaaactactaagatataaataataaactaacatttaaaataacagacatgttgagtgataaatcgagaAAAGTTTTttatcatgaacacaagaattcaggatatcttggtgctactgggcctcaaatatcgagcatggaacccatatgtgaatatttaataattaaatcttgtataattatgaaaattaattatttaatttacaaacaaacatatataataataaaattaacatgtaaaataataaactaacatattaaagtaaaataatgtaattaatcttgtttaatttacagtagacgacatggaggttccacctttgcatcccggacctgccagCCTGGAGCTACTGTTGTTACAGGGCGATCATAAGTCGTCCCACATATGGGAGGGACAATTACTGGCCCAAACTTTCCGCGCCAGgagagtagacgatatgtgggCCTTTCTCAAGGACCGCGctctccatccccgtatagtcagaCGCCTCCAGAATATGGGCTTTTATAGGATTGTGGAGATCGGCCGGCTGCAGCTCAATTGGTCGttgatcacggccctgatagagcggtggcgaccggagacgcacataTTTTAtttgcccattggcgaggccaccatcaTGCTGCAGGACGTGGAGGTCATGTATGGGCTGCTCGTTGATGGACACCCTGTTGCTATGTCGCATGCCATGAGAGAGCAGACAGGTTTGCAGTACCTGGACATGCTGCAGCGGCTCACCGGTTTACAGCCACCAGAGGAGACTGCACTGGTTGGGGCCAGTTATCTGCAGTTAACAACTGTCCGACAACATTTGGAGGCATTGCACCCTGACATCACAGACGATACACTGGAGCTTCATATTCACCGGTATACGAGGTTGTTGCTACTCCTTATGTTTGGAGAGtttttgttcccgaacacttcggggaacctagttagcttgagatttcttcatcatcttgagcgtctagatgatttaccccagtacaGCTGGGGTGCTGCTGTTCTCGGTTACTTGTACATGCAAATGtgccgggcgagcatgggcacccagcgtGATGTTGCTGGATTTTTGCTGCTGCTACAGATGAaaacatattcgaatactctattcattataacatacctagtaaaaatataccttaaattttacgtccactttGTATGTTAGATTTGGgtctgggagcggttcctgcagttgcaaCCACCTCTACCATCATTAGCTCCGGGTGCACCACCTTCatttctccctctagctaggaggtgggttgataggcggggatatggacgagagtacgaggctcgacataatctccccttatgcagggatttgttggatttgctggagggcgcacaggtaaatgtatacctaagtttacttggcctggcttcaTATGTGTTGCGTATACCCACGTTTTGTGttgttacttaatagttcatttggaggccatacaACGACGAGCTAATAGCTGGTTTGCCTAATTATTGCCCGGCCGGCCgaattatgtggagctcttccgtcccgTTGATATGCCTTGATATTatggagcatcatgccaccgagcgagtacTTCGCCAGTTTGGCCGCCCGCAGCTTGTACCGCCACCGCCCGCCTGGCATATCACACATTACCAGcaggatgatcgttccagggtggACCAGACATATatggcatggctagaggcgcagaTCGATACTTGGGACCAGCAACATGACCTGATCCCCCCCTCCACCTGACCGAAcggagactgagcatgattatATGGGCTGGTACCGCAGCGTTACCCGACTTTTCGTCGGGAATCCCATTTATCGCGctggcggtcggtacgttccatacgccgggaggcacgaggcactggtatgttatttggtatacttacttataacgttaacctagcgttccgtaatttatattttacatgttgtgcaggctattggcctacatctgttccaccagttgggactgcagatgcagcagCATACCGGCGAGGGAGTAGCCGCTTTGCACGAGTATCGCCGGCAGGTTACCGATCTGGCTTGCGGGACATTGAGGCTAGCCCGAGATAATGAGCGATTAGAATACGAGGCTGAGTAGGTGGCACCAGAGCAGTACCATAGTGGGCCACCAGTGGGGCCAGAACGTGGTCGACGTGGCATGCGTGCCCCGCGAGGTAGAGGTGTCTCACGAGGTCGTGGGGGTCGGCGAGAAGGTagtccccagcaagggggcgttgaAGAACTTGTTAaggatgttggagttgatcagTCGGGTGACCTCCATGAGCCAGACCACTCTCACAACACTAAGCCGTTATTCAGCCTTTAGCTTCAGCTCACTCCAGGGACTTCACAGGTGACCCTGTCATCTCCATTGTTGATCAAGGGCACGGGCATTACGCGAGAGGATTGGGATTAGTATTATCCTGATCTTCTAGGCCCATTGACCGTTGCTGATGATCGGCCGAcacgagatgtggatagtgggcgccgactgagttatggctcatcatcgagggataCTGGGGATCTTTCACAGGCGCATGTATGTTTATATTACTTTTAcatttaaatttgtttttatctcattgattagccataaatatctttatgttttttttattaaggcttcatcctcgCCCGTCATAGAGGACACTTTGTGCGATACTGACCTGGCTTCGCCGGATGATTATTTTCAGGAGCCTGACGAGATCACGGTAAGACAATTAAATTTTGTGACTTAAACGTACAttacaaatatatattttcatatactgaaatatcttattattcGGTAGGTTACTGCTGGACAGACGACCCCTTGTACCGAGCTTGTCAGCCCTACTAACGATCATGCTGtagcgcatcctccgataaagaggcgacgtgatgaggatgatcctgatcgCGTAGCCGGGCGGGCTGGGATGCGCCtcagtgtcacaacccaaaatctcacccgtcgtgatggcacctatctcaatactaggcaagccgacattctcaataaatcacatatcttttaaatttgaaaatataatgattaaattcagcggaagaaatctcacaaatacaaatataaatacttccaaaccccggtgtcactgagtacatgagcatctaatatgaatgcaagtctggaaaatatggtctataatagtctgagaccaaatacagtaaacaaggagatagggaaggagagacaaggtctgcgaaatacggcagctacctctgaatctccggaaaatcaactgtgcgaaagaatcaacacccgctatgtcctggaatacctggatctgcacacgaagtgtagggtgtagtatgagtataaccaactcagcaaataataataataaataaggaactgaagatagtgacgagctatacagttatagttcactttcagtaattccagcaaagaatagatatgctttcaaatctagcagtttaagtcaaatcaattttatacagttcaagttcatgtaatccggatataaacaatctttcagagaatttcacaacaatgacagatagcaattaagtgcaacaacaaatgaaaagcaagtatagcctctcagggcaacagtcactcaattcgtcacaacagctcaaccactcggctctcagccctcaacactcacactcaatgggtacccgcgcttactgggggatgtacagactctggaggggctcctatagcccaaacGCTacaatctgcacagacaactcacgtggcatagtataaatatctggatctgcacagataactcacatgttgcacggacaactcacgtactatagtataataaaaggatccgcacggacaactcacgtgttacacggacaactcacgtgccaaagtataaatatctagatccgcacggacaactcacgtgttgcacggacaactcacgtgctatagtataatataagaatccgcacggacaacacacgtgctatagtataatatctcacaatcaggccctcggcctcactcagtcataaatctctttagtctctcgggctctctcaatagtcatgataattagcccaaacaacaataatatgatgcatcaataatgaacaatagaaactgagataaaataaacaaaaaaactgCGATTGAGtataaaacaacaatttagcagataattcaacatgtgcaCGACCTCTGTAGTCTTTACAGCACCAGCACATAGCTTAAGTATGATTCACTGTCAAATTTctatagcacagaaagggcacatagctaacaacaagcttattcactttccagtttcacggaatggaccaagtcccaattcccacggtgcacgcccacacgtccgtcacctagcatgtgcgtcacctccaacatACTCGCATGATATAAtgatccggggtttcataccctcagaaccagatttaaaacggttacttacctcaaaccgtgaaattcttattccgctaagcctttgcctcgtgaaattggcctccaaacgcctcgaatctagccacaaataattcgattcactcaataaaatttattggaattaattccataagaaaatacaaattttccataaaaatccaaaatttaactcaaaaatcgtccgggGGGAGGGGGAgacacatctcggaatctgacaaaactcacaaaatccgataacccattcaattactagtccacccataccaattttatcaaattccgattgcaactcgacctccaaatctaaaattttcattcttgaaaagttttgcaaaaatcttgatttcttccatttaaatccaaaacaaatgatgaatataaccatggatttatgaaatataatcacttttggatataggacacttacccaagttgaagtcgtgaaaaatccctttggaatcacccaaatccgagactcaaaactcaaaaatgagtaaaaatagctaACTTTCTTTTGTAAGTATTCTGCCCGCACAAGTCGCATGTGTGAAATGCGACTTTGCCTGATTTTCGAGAAAAATATAAACcgctaccagccttcattcagtcgaccataactttctgtacaaattattcaaatgatgaatggtttaactttctagaaactagaatcaaataTCTACAACTtctatgttttgataattttcagattccttatagatttcgataTATAAGCtgccaaagtcggctccacgcatcagaatttctggTAAAACTACTTTACGAGCCTTCATTCAGTCGACCATAACTTACTGtacgaatgtccaaatgatgaatggtatAACTTTATAGAAACTATAatcaaaggtctacaactttaaTGTTTTGATAATAtttagattccttatagatttcgagatataagcttccaaagtcagctctgcgattgcacccgttgctgtccaaaaacagcttctgcagcagaaatattTCCAGTAGctctttttgtccgaaatccattctgttaaccctctgaaatccacccgaggctctcggaaccttaaccaaatataccaacatgacccaaaacacaatacaaacttagttgagacttcaaaccatgccaaacaacgctgaaattatgaatcgcgcatcaaatcgaattatgagttttcaaatcttctaacatctatattttgcgccgaaatatatcaaatcaattccgattgacctcaaattttgcacacaagtcataaatgatataatggatctatcaaaattttcagaactgaattccgactccgatatcgaaaagtcaactccccggtcaaacttcccaaaatttcaactttcgtcatttcaagcctaattcctctaccgacctccaaataatttttcggcacgctcctaagtccaaaataccagacggagctattgaaattatcaaaactctattctgaggtcatttacacataagtcaatatccggtcaactatttcaacttaagcttccaacatgaaattcattcttccaagttaactctgaaataccttaaaaccaaaaccgataattcacacaagtcataatacctcgtaggaagttattcaagacaaattataacacaaagaaaaattaaagtttaccactcgtcttatGGATGATGTAAAGTAGGAGAGAAactatttcctcgctcctcattcgccggtggagataagtttagattaGGCCAAACTCTTTAAACCGAAACttgttcggctaaaactgctccaaaataaccacccgatgactgagggatatccctgctttgcggaacctcattattgcgaacgtttTCAGCCTTCAcatacatttccaacatttttatcaaaataaattcccggtattcatccgAAGTCCTCAAAAATCACTCAGAGTTTCATcatcctcgatgttaaactcagcataacaagaaACCCATTGCGGAGTGACGGAATACGGATATCtttcggttactttaaggttcaccgaacgtttgctcacactcatttttttacataataacgataccaatctatcatactccattgtaagtggcaacttaacatgacaccgTGGAGATACACTATAgcttactgagttattcgccacTACAATCtcaccccccaatataatgaaaccctgattcttcgctcttcagaaattatgacaaaatacaaaataacttaacgaagaaAAATTTAACAAGACTTGAgaatttttctaaatggatttttgcaaaatccttaacgtctttaaataaggcaatgcccaATCCGGAGGTCGAATTTTTTGAGGTATAGCACCTTAAATAAGggcgctatacccatttgaattattgttatgtcagttaagcgcagaataattattggtgggcccacaaaatatgtatagcgccttaataaacgaCGCTATACTTTTCCGTCTTTTCAAATTcaagtataacgcccttttaaagggcgctatatgtATTCTGGTCAATaactattttttttacttttttttgtgtCTTGAGTCAAAAAATGcattattttggttccggactagATCCTCCACCACCACTACAACTCTCTGCCAACTCTTTTCTAAACCCTAGAAAGGAAGAGAGATATAGTCGCCTTTAGAGACAGACAAAGGAAGGAGCAGCAAAGTCGAAAAACGATTCTTAAGAGAGTACCTGACCTGCCAAGTGCCACCACATACTTACTTTTTAAAGAAATACAAGTCCAACGAACAAATGATTTTTGTTGTCTTCTACACATGGGCTCTCCTGCATTTTATCTACGTCtatgtttttctttgtcctttctggtccccccccccccccaaactgtACTTTATAATCAGGCCAAAAGGTAGCGATATTTACAAAATCCAGTAAAGCACAACATCAGAGGAGACGGCgagtaattaataaatactatagtattttcttttttaaCGTTTGCAATTCATTGTTGGACTCTAATTATGACCAGAGGCGGACCTACGTTACATGTAGAGGGGTCACGGGACCCCGTTAGTCTCGGCAAAACCcttgtatatatatgttatatatatttgtgcatatatatataggaccccttaaatattttatttgtgcCCCCAGACACAAAAAGGCAGACGGAGGAAGTGGTTATGTTGGGCGCTTCAATTCCCTAGTTTACTAGATGATCCGGGTTCGAATCCATCTTCAACTTTATTAGTTAATCAAATACAACAtactttatttatacttaataacaaattattttatttttttccttattctttttcttttaattcaaTTATAGTTTAGTTCTAACTTTATAATACATAACAATCaacttaattaaaaaaaatccaAATTCATCCCTTAAAATTAAAGTAAAAAGCATCAAATTATAATTTATTACTCCACAAATAGAAAAATACAAATCCTTATGCCACAACCTTCTTCATCAATCACTTTGACTCCGACTCGGCAGTGGAATTTAAGAGTTTAAGACTcttctttaatttttttactaTTAACATACCCTTaatcttaatttttttaaattttgaacgCCCTTTTGATCACTGaccctttattttattttaattttaaaaaaaataaaaaatttaaagagcGAAACATGCTTAATCAAACACTTTTCCTTCCCATAGCACTCATTTTGCGAAGAAATCTCTTTTTGTTCggtactttcttttctttagaaCTTTTTTTGTTTATACTTGGATGATAAGTCATTATAATCATTAAGTTTTCAAAGAGTTGCACGCCGAATTTTATCGCTAGTGATTAGCACACAGTGGTGCCCCCGTCGTCCTCAAATCCTGGGTCTACCTCTGATTATGACGGTGTAGAAGTCCCGCTAGACTAATGAGGTAACAGCTccataaaaatagcacgggctagtcagCTTTCGGactaataattaaaaaataggaagcgtttgcaaagttattgaaaaataatcactattttattgcaacacggaccggtccaatataatatactagagattgacgcacttgtgtatgaacttcaggcatattatgttggaactccaacacgcggaaagtttcatcataatatactagagattggagcacttgtgtatgaacttagagcatattatgttggaccgttatattatactggaactatagtataatatgttggagttccagcataataatATACGGGGTTccaatatattatactggaactccagtatattatgctggaatatttttcggattttgaacagtattttcgttcagatttatctttacttgaaaagtggctaaatttcgattacttttgaaactgtggctattttcaattaccacttgtaaatctggctattttttaatttctccggACAACTCCCCGCCAATTAAATGGCCCGCCAACAAGTGCGTGTTAGGTATATCACCAACATGTGCTGACGTTTCTCCTATGACAATGATATGAACCCCATTCTGATTCTACTTGTGCCACCATTTTCCCTTCTTTTTCACGTTATGTCTCGCAAGCTACCTATTTCATGTCACCCAGAGCCCGTTTGAATTGGCTTTAAAAGTCAGCTTAAAAGCCAATTCAAACACCCCCTAGTAATTGTATGGGCCAAAACATATCTTCGATATAGACAAGCCATGTCAGCACCATGATAGCCTCCATCAGTTGTCACGTGCTATCAATAAGGTCTCCACAAAGATCTGTCCCAGGTCGAATTAATCTCGAAGTGATGAAGGGTGCGGTCGAAGAGTCAGCAAAGATCAAGGTCGTGAAGTAATCGTAGTACTAGGTCGAAGTCGAGCATTCTTAAACAGAGTTATTACGGCTAGTTTTAAAATAAGAcacaaaagagaatattctagtggatattctctgcacctgtactattagggtttctaggaacatgttccctataaatagaaagagacacaatgatatggacatgagatattcatttgtaaaaagcACTTTGACTTTATAGAGAGAATCTGGTCCTGTTACAAGCATACAAAAACAACTTTTTTACTAAACTTCTTGTCTATTCTTTCCACTGGATCCAAAAACAACCTGAGTGTTCAAAGgctcatcaatcattcatcattgtcagaaaggaTATCCGCAGATCTCACCCTTTTTCGGGTGACTcacatatttttttatttacttaaatgtcattcattgtcatttattgctatttaatGTTATCTTCTATCTTTTTGGATCATTGAACTCTGATATTATTATTCACATTCATTACCATTCGGTAAAATATACATGTTATTTGTCATAAAACCGATAACCTTGTCTTGAGGATATTATTATTGGCTAAGATTGATCCTTCTTTTTTAAAATCTAATTAGTTGAACCAAGATATATATTTTTGGTCAAACGATTTGGCACCGTCTGTGGGGACTTCTTAGCTAATGTTTTAGTCTCCTTTCGATCCACAACTTACATGAGTCACTAACCTAACCTATCCATAGGGATCGTGATAGTCCTCGAACCCCGCTCTAACCTTACCTCGAGCAAGGTAAGCCCCACTTAAATCATTCTCAGGTCGTCTACATTGACATCAGAACCTGACTCGTCGCCCTCTCCAGTAATACCTTTGCCCCTATCGTTGGCAGGCAAAAGAAGTATATGAGCATGTCCGAGAGGTTGAAGCCTCCTCTCGCCACAAAAGGTCAAGGCCGCCAACAGCTGCCCCTTTGCTCTCCATCCCCTCGGAATGAAGAGACACACCTACATCATCTCCACCTACCTCGGAGCCTCGAGACTCGGTTAAACATTATCACTCACAAAAATCGTCGTTGTCTCACGCAATAAAAAGTCCCCTTCCGTCGCCGAGCCAACGGCCAGAGTGACTTTGTCACCCACATCCACAGACCTTCTCTTTTGAGGTTGAAGATCTCTATCGCTGGGCAAATTCTCATCGTCCTCTTCAATGAGTGAATATAGAGGAGGGGCAGAAGTCTCAACGGCCGGAGCAGAAATGGAGGCGGAAGTGGCGACGGGTGGAATTGGAACGAAGGCAGGAGCGGTCGTAGCCGAGGTAGGGACAGATATTGAAGGCGTAGAGGACCTCCTCTTTCGGAACGAGGGCGTAGGAGTTCTCGACCTCCTCGTAGACCCCCTGACCAAAGCTAAAGGAAAACGAGAAAGGAAGAAATCAGCAAAGGCAACAGACATAGGCGAAGAAACCATGGCGTCGACAGTAGAGAATATGTTTCCTGCCGAGGGAAGAGATGACCTGAATCTTTGAGAAAAACTCGACCAATCATGTATCCCCGTCATATGGGGAAGAATCTGCCTGACCCAATCGACAATGTGGGTCACCATCTGGAGAGGTCGAGCAGTACCTGCCAAAAGGTAAAAGTCGATTCACCAACCCACAGTAAGGAAAACATTGAAAACAAaaaaagatatataaaaagatacGAGCACTTACGAGCCAGAAATGCCGACTAGCCTTGGCATCTATCCTCACCACCAAACATTTCCCCCTGCGGTGGCGAAGGTTCAGCAATGTCCCTCTGTAGAAATGAGGGGCGAAGAGATGGATCAGGTGGCGCATTGTTATGTCAACGTCGGCCAATTCAGTGAATTTTATCACCATCATGACCACCTTAAAGATATAAGGGGCGAGTTACATCGGGCACACGTTGTAGTAgcgacataactcttctatcaACGGCGGCAAAGGGAACGAATAGTCAATGATGAACGGATATTTGTAAAGGGCGCAGAAGCTGGGACGATGAACTTGCACTTCGTCGTCGCCCGTAGGGACCAAATCCACATGAACAGGTAGGCTGAGCCTAGCCTTGAATTCAATTAATCGCTCAACCGTCATCGTAGATTTAAACCTCTCTGTCACCACTTTTGGAGCCTTATGAAAAACAGGTTTAGCATCGGGGTATCGAGGTACGATCTCCTCTACAGTAGGAAGGATTTCCTCCTCAACGGCAGCTCTGCCGTCTCCCCCCGGTAAGGAAAAACAATATCTAGAGGGATAGAATGATATTCCATGTGGATATCTGATGGCAAGTACAATATTGTTGTGGAAAGATATAGAGAAGCAAAGAAAACAACAGAGAGGTAAAAGGGTTctgcgaagaagaagaagaagaagaagaagaaaaagaagaagaaaaagaaaaagctttGCTTATGAAGTAGAAAGAGTGTAGAAAAGTTTCAAAATCAACAAATCACCCCTATTTATAAGACTTTGGGGCACCAGAATCGAAACGACAGGCCATGATTAGCACGAAGATCAAAACTGCAGAGCCAATCAAGGGTCACATGTGAATCGACGCAATGCGACATTTCTGTCAGGAAACGTCATCACCATGACGCATGATGTCATAATATCACTCTTTCTCTTGGACCAGATGGCTCCAACAGACTTCCTGGaaaattcaaataatttaaaatgtGCGGTCCTCAGAAAGCCACGTTGCCTGATCGTTACGACGACCACGACCTGTATAGCCAGCTCGATAAGCTCGACCACAAACGACACTATCCACTGATCGACCTCGCCCGCGAGGATGACCTcgataagcggagggactaactataTAGGCCAAAAAATATCTTTGATATAGGCAAGCCACGTCATCACCATGATAGCCTTCATCGGCTTCCACGTGCTATCAGTAAGGTCTCCATAAAGATCTACCTCATGTCGAAGTAGCCTCAAAGAGATGAAGGGTGCGGTCGAGGAGTCAGCAAAGATCAAGATCGTGAAGTCATCGTAGTtcaaggtcgaggtcgagcatcttagacagagttataacggctagttttaAGATAAGATACAAAAGAGAATATTTTAGTAGATATTCTCTGCacctgtactattagggtttctaggaatatattccctataaatagaaagagacataaTGATATGGACAtgagatattcatttgtaaaaagcACTTTGACTTTATCGAGAGAATCGGGTCCTATTacaagcatacaaaaataatttttttactaagattcttgtctattCTTTCCAGTGGATCCAAAAATAACCCGAGTGTTCAAAGgctcatcaatcattcatcattgttagAAAGGATATCCGCAGATCTCACCCTTTTTCGGGTGACTCACacgttttatttacttaaatatcattcattgctatttaatgttattttctatctttttggatcattgaactttattattatttctcACATTCATTACCATTCAGTCAGATATACACGTTATTTATCATAAAACCGATAACATGGTCTTGAAGATATTATTATTTGCTAAGATTGAcccttttttttaattaaaatctaattggttgaaccaagatctatatttttggtcaaacaataacGTTTATACCATTCTATTTATTCATTTTACTAGTGAATTTGTCTGCACTTCGCGCGATTATAGAAAATAATAGTAGTAAATTTTGATATATGCATAATTGAGTTTAATTTTCTAAATATTTTGAAAGTTTCTCAATAttttaaaaagaagaagatatatgaaataatagaaaagaaaaaggaaacaaaaaaCAAATAAAGTATTCACCCATCTGCAGCAAACTTGAAACTTGGCCATTCCTC from Nicotiana tomentosiformis chromosome 11, ASM39032v3, whole genome shotgun sequence encodes:
- the LOC138901599 gene encoding serine/threonine-protein phosphatase 7 long form homolog, with the protein product MEVPPLHPGPASLELLLLQGDHKSSHIWEGQLLAQTFRARRVDDMWAFLKDRALHPRIVRRLQNMGFYRIVEIGRLQLNWSLITALIERWRPETHIFYLPIGEATIMLQDVEVMYGLLVDGHPVAMSHAMREQTGLQYLDMLQRLTGLQPPEETALVGASYLQLTTVRQHLEALHPDITDDTLELHIHRYTRLLLLLMFGEFLFPNTSGNLVSLRFLHHLERLDDLPQYSWGAAVLGYLYMQMCRASMGTQRDVAGFLLLLQMKTYSNTLFIITYLVKIYLKFYVHFVC